A single window of Malus sylvestris chromosome 5, drMalSylv7.2, whole genome shotgun sequence DNA harbors:
- the LOC126624178 gene encoding WRKY transcription factor 71-like translates to MSDHEPKDLYYHDLFQYEAHEHLNGGMVSINDHQNLQGFDVNPSYMNFTECSKGSVDYNSLATAFGLSSSTSEALFSSVEGNKNAVDHLGGGGGGGGETPLTPNSSVSSSSAEADADKDCGKNKKDRQPKGSSEDGDSSKKVSKPAKKKGEKKQKEPRFAFMTKSEVDHLEDGYRWRKYGQKAVKNSPYPRSYYRCTTQKCGVKKRVERSYEDPSIVITTYEGQHNHQLPATLRGNAAAALFPPSMLNLSNLAAGGPSSTFPQELLFQMPQYMISSNVNQGSSRNPNHLLQQYQLPHAAADQYGLLQDFVPSMFLKQEP, encoded by the exons atgtCTGATCATGAACCTAAGGACCTCTACTACCATGACCTATTTCAGTATGAAGCTCATGAACACCTCAATGGTGGGATGGTCAGCATCAACGACCATCAAAATCTGCAGGGGTTTGATGTCAATCCTTCATACATGAACTTCACAGAGTGTTCGAAAGGATCTGTGGACTATAACTCACTTGCCACGGCTTTTGGCTTGTCATCTTCAACATCTGAAGCACTATTTTCATCCGTTGAAGGCAATAAAAACGCTGTTGATCATCTAGGAggcggtggcggcggcggcggtgaAACTCCTTTGACGCCAAACTCTTCAGTGTCTTCTTCTTCAGCTGAGGCTGATGCTGATAAGGACTGTGGTAAGAATAAGAAAGATAGGCAGCCAAAAGGGTCATCAGAAGATGGAGATAGCTCTAAGAAAGT GAGCAAACCAGCAAAAAAGAAGGGAGAGAAAAAGCAAAAAGAGCCACGATTTGCCTTCATGACCAAGAGTGAGGTTGATCATCTAGAAGATGGATACAGATGGAGAAAATATGGACAAAAAGCTGTGAAAAATAGTCCATATCCAAG AAGCTACTACCGATGCACGACACAAAAATGCGGGGTCAAGAAACGCGTAGAGAGGTCGTACGAGGACCCATCTATTGTGATTACAACGTATGAAGGCCAGCACAACCACCAACTTCCAGCAACCCTAAGAGGAAATGCGGCTGCAGCATTGTTCCCCCCTTCTATGCTAAACCTGTCGAACTTGGCTGCTGGTGGCCCGAGCTCTACCTTTCCTCAGGAACTCTTGTTTCAAATGCCCCAATACATGATCAGTAGCAATGTTAATCAGGGATCGTCACGAAACCCTAATCATCTTCTGCAGCAATATCAACTGCCTCATGCAGCTGCTGATCAGTATGGACTTTTGCAGGACTTTGTTCCTTCGATGTTCCTCAAACAAGAGCCTTGA